The uncultured Methanolobus sp. sequence ACGAGACCGTTAAGACGGTGATAACAATGGGACACCCGCTTCCTGGCGGCAATGTAATGGACCACCTTGATTTTGCGATTGGCACCGGAACAGACGTGGCTCACGGGCTCATCATTGAAACTGTAAAAGAAATACTTGAAAAGTTTGATGTTGAACCTGGAAAGATACAGCGAATAGCTGTTTGCGGAAACCCCATACAACTCTCACTTTTCCAGAATATGGAGATAAGAGACCTTGCATATGCGGGTGAGAACAAGCAGGCATCCCTTGGTGTTAAGGATGTGAAAAGGGACGCAAGGATATTCCCTGCAAACGAACTTTTCGGGGATATCTATCCAATGGATAACTGCGAGATAGTAATTCCTCCGGCAATCAAACATGAGATTGGCGCAGACGCCCTTGCTATGATGCTGGAAACTGATTTTATTCACCAGACAGAACCCTGTCTTGTTACTGACTACGGCACCAATGCAGAAATGGCGCTGAAGATTGGCGAAAGAATAATAACTGCAAGTGCAGCTGCCGGTCCGGCAATAGAAGGACAGGGAATTGCATGCGGAATGCTTGCAGGTCCGGGAGCTATCAGTGACGTAAACGTTGAAAATGGTCACTGGAGGCTTACTGTACTTGACAGCGAAATGAATCCCGGGAAAGGTCCTCTTGTTGAACCGGTAAGCGGGAAGACTATTGAAGAAGGTGAAGTTGTCCCGAGAGGAATCACAGGCACAGGGGTTATTTCCACAATGGCGCTTGCAATCAAAGAAGGAATTATTGAAAAACTTCCGCAACTCCCCAATGGAAAAATTATACTCTGGGATGGTATTGTCATTACGGATGAGGACGTCGAAGAAGTTGGTAAGGCAATCGGAGCAATCCGTGCTGCCCATATGACACTCATGGTTGAATCAGGATTAAAATATGAAGACCTTAGATATTCGTACATGTCCGGGGCAACGGGCACCTATGTTGATGCTGACAAGGCACGGCATATAGGTTCGGTTCCCGGTTTCTCAAAGGGAATTATCCAGTTTGGTAATACTTCCATCGGACTTGCAAGAAAGCTTGCTGTTGATGTTTCAAAGCTGGATGAGGTCATTGCAGTTGCAAAAAGAATACATGCAGACCACCTGATGATGGCTACAAGTGAGACTTTCAAGGATATCTACGTCTGCGAACTCTCAACATGGCAGCAGGGGATGCCTGCCGAGATGTATGCTCAGATGCTGGAAATGTACGGTATTCCTGTATTCCCTGAGAACCTTGAAAAAGTTGATATTGAAAGAAGGGTTTCAAGAGATATTGATGATGTAGGAAACCTTGGGCTTGACATTGTAACGGATATTGGTATCACACTTGAAGCTCCAGTGGAAAAATGCATACTGTGTCATCAGTGTGAGGAAGAGTGTCCCGAAGATGCACTGAAAATCATTGAAGAAGATAGTGAAAGAATTGTCAATATCGACAGCCAGCATTGTCTAGGTACAAGTTGCAGGCGTTGTGTTACAATTTGCCCTGAGCAGACGATGAACCATTCACTTCTCAAGATCAAGGAATAATAATCAAAAAAGTTATTCAAATTAATTTGAAGTTCCACTGGAAACAAAGGGATTTTTATTCATTGAAAATTATTCATTAAACTTCAAAATTGTTGTTTTCAGGGTTTCAAGATCCACTACCGGCACCTGTGCAGGTGTCGGAACAACATTTACTCTTTTCTGGAATTCTGTCTGGTCCTGCCATGTTCCCGAATTTATCAGCAGGACATTCTTGTACCATTCCACACCAATGGTATGTACATGACCACAATGCAATATGTCAGGTACATTTCCAATAACAAAATAATCCTTCTTTTCAGGTGCAATGGAAACGCGGCTTCCGTAGATTGGTGAAAGGTGCCTGAACTTCATCATTTCTACCATTGCCTTTGTGGGTTCACCGTATGAAACACCCGGCACTGCAGCCACAAGGTCATCAATGGAACGCCCATGGTAGAGCATCACTTTTACACCGTCAAGGTCAACAATTGACGGGTTGCCTACAAAAGTTACATTATCGGGGAAATATTCCCTTACACATTCTGGAAGTTTTGGCTGTGGTTCTGCCTGGCGTACTGCATCGTGGTTTCCGGGAGAAATTATAATCTTGATGTGTTTTGGGATCATGTGAAAATATTCACCGGCTTTTTTGTACTGGTCATACACATCCATTATGGATAGTTCATTTTCCTGCCCGGGGTAAATTCCAACACCATCTACAAGATCACCTGCAACCAGAAGATAGCGTATCTCCTTTGAAATAGCTAACAGAGCTTCATTGTCAGTGTCACCATTGAGAAAATCAAGAAAACGATCCCAGGGCTCTTCAAGGAATGTATTGCTTCCGATATGAATATCAGATGTCAGTACCGCTTTTCCAAAACTCCCGGTCTTTTTTGAGTTTACGGCAGGAAGATCCGGCAGCGTTATTTTCTGGGCTATCATAAGTTTGCCATCATTGGTGAGACTTCCTGTAAGCCCTACTACCTCATCAAGCACAAAATGGCTGGCCTGTTCAAAAAGATCTTTGTCAGCCGAGCGTATCAGAACTGAAAACGAGCCTGTGGGGTCCTCAACTTCAAGAATTTTATGGCCATTGGTGGTACTCTTCATATCAGAAATCATTCCGATTATGGAGACTTCGCCTGCCTCACGGCTGCCTCTGAAATTCGTACCTTTTCCTTTTTTCAGACTCTCGATAGGACGGACTGTGATCCTCCCACGAATTATATCACTGAGCCTGGTGTAACGGTTCCTGAAGAACTGAACGAATTCCATGTATTCACCGACACATGTGGAATTATCGGTAATATCGGAAAGTATTGAAATCGGACTGTCAACATTACAGTAATTACTCTTGAAAGCTGCAGGCATTGAAGATGCTTGATAAGAAGATGAGTCATATGTATTATGCGAATCATCAAATGTGTTGTCCGGTTCTGTGGAAAGCTCTTCTGAGAGCTTAAAAGTCTCTTCATTCACATGAAGGGAAGAATTAAAACCTTCCAGGTCAATGTGCTCAACATCAATAACAAGCACTGAAAGATCTATATGTTCAAGTATGTAAGCCACAAGTTCCCCAGGGGAACAATAGGAACATATAAGGTCCACTGCTTCAGGACTTATCTGATAGCCTTCTTCAATAAAGGCTGTAAGGACATCAGTTTCATTCATGGTGATATGATTCGGATATAGTTAATATTTAAATACACTATCTTACAATAAAATAATCTGAAAAATGTTTTATAAGGTGAAACACTTTATTTTTTGCAACTATATTCCCTAACTCATTAATAGATTCTTTCATTGATTTGGACGGACAACAGGTAAGAACATGAATTTAAAAGAAACCTACCATGTTTTCAAAGAAAGTGATAATTTCTTTGTTTCGCTTGCCCGGGACATTCTGACAGTTCTGTTAGCCGTATTGGTATTTGCAACTTTCTCTCAGATCGTGTTCGGTATGTGGACACCCATGGTCGCAGTGGAATCCGGAAGCATGGAGCCACACATGAATATCGGCGATATAATATTCATCCAGAACATAGACAGGACTGAAATCATCACTTATGAAGAAGGCATGAATAACGACAATTACACTACCTTCAAAAATTACGGTAATGTAATTCTTTACAAACCTTATGGACAGGAAGGTGTGACCCCAATTATTCACAGGGCCATGTATTATGTTGAAGAAGGAGACCCTATGTGGGACGGAGGACCTGCTGCACCTTATGCCGGTTATATTACAAAAGGTGACAACCAGGTCACGAACAAATACTACGACCAGCAAGGACAGGTCAGTTACCTTACGCCTGTTAAGGAAGAATGGGTAATCGGCATTGCACGCTACAAAATACCATATGTCGGATATCTTCGACTATTGCTTCCAAGTTTCTGATGATAAATCAGGAAATAAAAAACCAAAGATAAAATAAAAAATATGTTAAAAAGTTGTCATCTTTGAACTTTAAAATGAGTTCAAAGATGCAACTGAGTTGTGAGAACAGGTTTGAAAAGCTCAAGCGGTTTAAGCCTGTAATCCTCAAACAATACTTTTTTCGTGCTGTTTATCGGGACGCTCAATACAATTTCTTTTGTCCTGCCATATCTTCCCTTGCTCACGACAACAGCATTTACGATACCAAGCATGTCCAGTTCTGACATAAGATCTGTTACCCTGCGCTGTGTGAGAATATCCATATCAACCTGAAGACAGAGCTGACGGTAGACATTGTAAACCTCACCGGTAGTGACATTTTTGTATCCGTTGTTTCTTAAAAGCATCACACTGTAGAGTGCAAGCTTGGACTGAGTAGGAAGAGTGCGAACAACTTCAATAACACGATCAATCTCTATCTTTTCCTGAGCACCTTTAACATGCTGTTCTTCAACATGAGATTTGTTTTCTCTTTCCGCAATTTCCCCTGCAACCCTGAGAAGATCAAGAGCACGTCTTGCATCGCCATGTTCCTGAGCTGCAAAAGCAGCACATAAAGGAATAACCATTTCATCAAGTGCATCAGGCTTGTAAGCTATCTGCGCTCTTTCATGAAGAATATCGCTGATTTGATCAGCGTCATATGGCGGGAAAATTATTTCTTCCTCTCCAAGGGAACTCTTGACCCTTGGATCAAGGAATTCAGTAAATTTAAGGTCGTTTGACACTCCAATCATGCTTACTTTTGCATTTTCAAGATCCGTATTAATCCTTGAAAGATTGTAAAGGACGTCATCACCTTTTTTGATTAACTTATCGATTTCATCAAGGATTATTATTACAACCTGCCTTTCATCGTCAATGGTTTCTTTGAATTTGAAAAACACCTGGTCAGTAGGCCATCCTGTCATAGGAACATCTTCACCGAACTGGCGAGTGAGATTTGCAAGTAGCCTGTATTGCGTGTCAATCACTTCACAATTAAGGTAGACAACTTTACAGGAAATTCCAAGTGATTCCCCTTTTCTTTCAAGTTCAATTCCAACATGCCTTGTTACAGCAGTTTTTCCTGTGCCCGTTTTCCCATAAATAAGGATATTAGAAGGTGTATCTCCCCTAAGTGCCGAAACAAGAATTGAGGCAAGACTATTGATCTGGTCGTCACGATGGACAAGCGAATCAGGAGTGTATGAGTGTCTTAAAACCTCTTTGTTTTTGAAAATAGGTTCATTTTCCAGTAATTCCTGGAACAGGCCATCTAATGATTTATTTTGCATTTACTTATTTCACCCTATCCTTCAACTTACAAACCGTACATTAACATCTGCTTGTTAGGGATAAGAACTACCAACCAAAAATAGATCAAGATCAATTGTTATCTGTCCCGAAAAATGCTGGTCAGATTTTTTGACTGAAATGATTGATTGGATTTTATCTCTCTATTCCAAAGGATACAATGGAAGTGGGGGTTATTAATGCTTATGGTTAAGACCCCTTTGTTTCAACTGGATGTTTTTATAAAAATATAAAAATGAGTGTAAAAAGCGATCAAGATACTTTATAATCTGCTAATAAAATTATAAGATTATAAAGAAGAGGACTTCATATGGAACTTGACCCCTTAATTTCAACTGGAAGGTTTATAAAAGACAGTGACCCTATGATTTCATGTGGAAACTGAAAAAAAGATTTGATTATCTTTTTTTTAGATTTATAAAAAAAGATGGCAGTGTATGTATCAACATATTACTATATATAGTTTTCTTTATTTTAAGTCAACTTTAATTACAATTTTATAAATTATTACTAATAGTTAACTAAAAAACAACTGAAGTTAACCGGATTTATCCAAAACGAAACGGTATTTTGAATCTCCAGTAGAAACGATGGGGTTGCACTCATTCATAAAATTAATTTAATAAAATTAAGACAATCATGAAGTTCATAACAAAAATCACCAAAATGATATTTCCAGTAGAAACGATGGGGTCAGTATTAGATTTGTTATTATAATTAAAAGTTTTAAAAAATCTGTGTTATTGTTTATTATAAGTCAAATATGAATCCCATCAAAAAATCATAAAAATAAGATTATTTTTCTATAAATAGATATATAGAATAAAAGAGATATACATTGAATAGAAACTGTGTGGTGATAAGGGTAATGTTAAGCGAAACTGAAAACATACCAGTTCTATCAAAGAAAATAGCATCTATCGGGACGGACATAGATCAAAATTCAATACTTAAATCATTATTGAATTCATTTCCTCATTTAATCGGAGTATATGATAATAATTATAACATTCTTTTTTTAAATCAGGCAGGGTTTGAGTTAGCAGGATTTAAATCCGGGGAAGAGAAAGAAAAAAAATGTTTCCAGATATTCGGGAAATCTGCCCCGTGTGAAAATTGTCCTGAAGCTATTTTACGTACAGACCCTTCTTTTACATATAATGAATATCTTGATGAAAAAGATAAAACAATCTGTTTAAGTTCATCTTTTAATTATAGTACAACTGGTGCTTTGATTTATATAACAGAACTTGCCAGTTTTGAAAAATCAAGAAATCTGTGTAACCTTTATGCAGAAAACGATCGTGACACGACCCAGATTACTTTTGATTCATTGGTGAGATCCATTCCTTCTGCGGTATATTTCAAAAACAGACAGGGTCAAAATATTATTTTTAATAAGGCGTTTGAAAAGTTTGTAAACCTTCCAAGAGCTGAAATCACAGGTAAAACTGACAGAGAGCTTTTACCTGAATCCATTGCAGAAAAGTTTATTGAACTTGATGAAGAGACTGCAAATACAGGTAAAACTGTACGTCTTATCGTAGATTACATTGATGATGATGGAGAAAAAAAATTTATTGAAGTTACAAAAACAGCTATTTTTAATTCTGAAGGAAAATCTGAAGGTATTGTAAGTCTGATACGTGACGTGACTGCTCAGACGATTTCTGAAGAAACGCTGAAGATATCAAGGGACGAACTGGTACAAACTTATGAGTTTATTCACAATCTAATGGAACTTTCACCAATAGCAACTATGTCTCTTGACAATAACATGAGGATAATAACAATTAATCAGAAAGCTCTTGATGCGTTGGGTTTTGAGTTTGATGAACTAATTGGCGTTCCTTTTTTGAATCTTCTGGTCAAGCCTGAAAAATTCAAAAAAGGTTCAACTAAGTCTTCAGTGCTTGAATTTACTACAAAAGACGGCACTTCTCTAATGGCTAATGTTTCACAGTCCATTGTGACTAAAGAAGGCATGGATGAGAGGGCTGTGATAACTTTCCAGAACATTTCTGATTTGCGTAATCTCTTTTTTGATCCTTTGCAGGAAGAAATAACAGATGCTGATATCAGTATTGACGAAAAATACATGGAGCTTGAAGCTGGTCATGTTTACTACAGGGATGGACTTGAAGCCGATGAAAGTTACCAGATGTTTGCAAACCTGGTCAAGAGTGGAGTTCCTGGTCTTTGTGTAACAAGACTTAACCCGGAAACAATAAGAGCAGAATATGGACTGCTGAAAACCCCTTTCATCTGGCTGACCAAAAACCAGGAATCTGGACAGCCATTCATTGGTTCGAGTGAGCTCTACAAACTGCAACCTGTGATTTACAATTTTATCGAAAAAGTAGATCGGGGAGTAGTATTCCTGGATGGGTTAGAGTACCTGGTTCTTGATAACGACATTAAGTCCGTTATAAAAGCTATTGAAGAAGTGAATGATTCTGTCATGAGTTCAAATTCAAGTATGGTCATTCATATTGATTCTTTAACACTTGAACAGAAGGATTTCCATTTAATGACCCGCTGGATGAAACATATTAAAGCAGTGTGAAAGATGTTGGAACATGCAACAAAAACGGCAATAAAATTAAAGAGGTAATTTGCCATGGAATACTCTGAAATTGACCTTGATTTTATATTAGGTATTCCTCAGCTCATTACGAATATAGCTATTACCAGTTCCCAGTGGACACGCGGTAAAGTAGGGATCAGTGATAGGGAATTATGGCTGCTTATAGAAGAAGATTGGGAAACTATTCCTTTAAAGTCCATAGAGCTTGTAAACAGGAAATTGCCACATTCTATAGAAAACAGGATAATGGCTACCAGTCGTCATTCCAATTATATTGTCGTGGATTACAAGAAATTGTCATTGTTCGGTACGGGATATGTAACTTCTTCTATGATCTTTACCGGGGATAAGGCAAATATTGAAAAATTAAAATCATACCTGCTGACTCTCTTAGGTTTTAGTGCGGATGCGGAATATGAGCAATTAAGTCCTGAACAGGTGAGATTATTGTTCCTGCTTTCTTCCGGAATAACCGATATGGATGTGCTGCTTCCTATCTTCAGTAGAGACAAAATTCTTTTGAAACGTGCATTCGAGGTTCTTAAAAAGAAGAAACTTGTGGATGACTACGCTCTGGTAACACCTCCGGGATTTGCATTGATCGAAGATATGAAAGGAAAAGGAGAAGGCACAATTGGAAAGAACCTTACGAAATCTTTCAAGGAAATTGCCAAAAGCTGGAGCAACACTACAAGTTTTAAAGCTACGGAGAATATGAACAAGGTTGCCTGGAAATTTGATATTTCTTCACTGATAGGTCATGTTAATACCGAACACCTCTGGAAGTTCCTTCCCCTTGAACAGCTTGAAACAATGAGTATAGAAGTTTCCCAGTCCGGTGGTTCCAGCCTGAAGATCAGTACAAAACATGGTGTTGAGGTAACACTTGAGTCAATTGAAGACTCAATCACTTTTGCATTATTTGATATACTGAATCATGATCAGGATACTATATACAAGCTCATCAATGCTATTTATATCGGAGTGAAAGAGAAAAAAGACCTGGCATACCTGTGTTCGATTGAGCCTTTTGCAGTTTCGTCCAAACTTGAACACATGGTACAGACGGGACTTATTGACGATGACCTTACCCTGACCCCTAAATCAATAAAGATGATAAGAGACCACCTGAGTGAGAAGGTTGGAGATTCTTCCTTAACGGGTTTTGTGGAATCTGACAGATTAAGGGAATTTGAAATGGATTATGCTAAAAAGAAGATGATGGACAAATTGTTGTGATGTAAAGGTGATGTAAATGAGATTTATAGATACGATTGAGGGATTGAACAAAGTCTTCCTGACTGATATACCAAAAAACAGCGTTGTTTTGATCACAGGAGCTCCAGGCACTTTGAAATCAGGACTAACATTTTCCATACTTTCAAAATATCTGGAAGGTGCTGATGAATACGGACTGTACATAACTCTTGAGGAAAGCAAAGCCAACCATATCAGGAATATGGGGCACATGGGCGTGAAGCTCACAGAGAGACTCGGTATTCTTGATTACAGTGATTACAGGTTGCAGTTTGATGAGTACACACAGGATCTTGTGTCTACTATCGAGACTCAGATCATGCAGTATAAAAGAAAATGGGGTGAGAAATTCTCCTGTGTCGCACTGGATTCCCTGGGTGCATTGTATTCTCTTATGGAGGAGAGTGACGATGAAATGCGTAAGCGCCTGTATCACCTGTTCGAACCTTTGCGCCGTGAGAATCTTACATCCTTCATCATATTTGAGAATTTCAATACCCTTGATTCACATCAATCTCAATCAGGCATTGAAGGTTATCTCACAGATGGGATAATAGAACTTGGAATAGCTTCCAAACAAAATGTCTCCTACCGTTTCATAAGAGTCCTCAAGATGCGTGCTACGACCCATAGTATGGATCCGTGGGTGGTTACGGTTTCAGATGAAGGTCTGAAGATATACAAAGGTGTATCCTGATCTTCTTTTATTTTTCGTTTCATTTTCTTTATTACTTTTTTAGAGTTCACCTTAAAAATAAATCCATAGCTATGTGTTATCCGTTTCGTAACACAATTGTTTTAAGCATCTTCTTTTATTCATATAGCAAATGAATGAAGCTGGCCTATCTGAAGAGGAAATACGCAGCATCTTAAACGATTCTAAGGTTAAGGATCTGAAATACGAGCGTGTGCTGAGTTCCATGTGCACCTATCCGCACAAAATTGCTGTCGAAGCGCACATGCAGTTCATAGAATCGAATATGGGTGACTTCGGACTTTTCAGGGGCACATATAATCTTGAAACAAAGATTCTTGCTTCCATTGGTAATCTACTCCATAAGGCTGAAGCAGTCGGTTACATGACTACGGGCGGTACTGAGTCCAACATTCAGGCCATCCGTTCAATGAGAAATATTTTCTTACAAAGTCCGAAGTACCGGAAATCTGTAAATAGCGGTAAGAATAGTGCTCAAAAATGTGTAAGGCCAAACCTTGTAGTTCCGGATTCAGCTCATTTTTCTTTTGATAAGGTTTCAGACATACTTGATCTGGAGCTCAGGAAAGCAAGTCTTGATGATGAACTAAAAGTTTCGATCGAGTCGGTGAAATCATTAATAGATGAGAACACTATTGGTCTTGTTGCAATTGCAGGTTCTACAGAGTTCGGACAGGTTGACCCGATAAAAGAACTTTCAGATATTGCCCTTGAAAAGAACATTTTCCTGCATGTTGATGCAGCATTTGGAGGTTTTGTCCTACCTTTTATGGAAAATTCCTGTGATTTCGATTTTAAATTACCGGGAGTAACATCCATAGCTATTGATCCTCACAAGATGG is a genomic window containing:
- a CDS encoding methylamine methyltransferase corrinoid protein reductive activase, which gives rise to MYVISLDLGTSGFRSQLIDLEKNETVKTVITMGHPLPGGNVMDHLDFAIGTGTDVAHGLIIETVKEILEKFDVEPGKIQRIAVCGNPIQLSLFQNMEIRDLAYAGENKQASLGVKDVKRDARIFPANELFGDIYPMDNCEIVIPPAIKHEIGADALAMMLETDFIHQTEPCLVTDYGTNAEMALKIGERIITASAAAGPAIEGQGIACGMLAGPGAISDVNVENGHWRLTVLDSEMNPGKGPLVEPVSGKTIEEGEVVPRGITGTGVISTMALAIKEGIIEKLPQLPNGKIILWDGIVITDEDVEEVGKAIGAIRAAHMTLMVESGLKYEDLRYSYMSGATGTYVDADKARHIGSVPGFSKGIIQFGNTSIGLARKLAVDVSKLDEVIAVAKRIHADHLMMATSETFKDIYVCELSTWQQGMPAEMYAQMLEMYGIPVFPENLEKVDIERRVSRDIDDVGNLGLDIVTDIGITLEAPVEKCILCHQCEEECPEDALKIIEEDSERIVNIDSQHCLGTSCRRCVTICPEQTMNHSLLKIKE
- a CDS encoding DNA-directed DNA polymerase II small subunit, which produces MNETDVLTAFIEEGYQISPEAVDLICSYCSPGELVAYILEHIDLSVLVIDVEHIDLEGFNSSLHVNEETFKLSEELSTEPDNTFDDSHNTYDSSSYQASSMPAAFKSNYCNVDSPISILSDITDNSTCVGEYMEFVQFFRNRYTRLSDIIRGRITVRPIESLKKGKGTNFRGSREAGEVSIIGMISDMKSTTNGHKILEVEDPTGSFSVLIRSADKDLFEQASHFVLDEVVGLTGSLTNDGKLMIAQKITLPDLPAVNSKKTGSFGKAVLTSDIHIGSNTFLEEPWDRFLDFLNGDTDNEALLAISKEIRYLLVAGDLVDGVGIYPGQENELSIMDVYDQYKKAGEYFHMIPKHIKIIISPGNHDAVRQAEPQPKLPECVREYFPDNVTFVGNPSIVDLDGVKVMLYHGRSIDDLVAAVPGVSYGEPTKAMVEMMKFRHLSPIYGSRVSIAPEKKDYFVIGNVPDILHCGHVHTIGVEWYKNVLLINSGTWQDQTEFQKRVNVVPTPAQVPVVDLETLKTTILKFNE
- a CDS encoding signal peptidase I produces the protein MNLKETYHVFKESDNFFVSLARDILTVLLAVLVFATFSQIVFGMWTPMVAVESGSMEPHMNIGDIIFIQNIDRTEIITYEEGMNNDNYTTFKNYGNVILYKPYGQEGVTPIIHRAMYYVEEGDPMWDGGPAAPYAGYITKGDNQVTNKYYDQQGQVSYLTPVKEEWVIGIARYKIPYVGYLRLLLPSF
- a CDS encoding ORC1-type DNA replication protein; translated protein: MQNKSLDGLFQELLENEPIFKNKEVLRHSYTPDSLVHRDDQINSLASILVSALRGDTPSNILIYGKTGTGKTAVTRHVGIELERKGESLGISCKVVYLNCEVIDTQYRLLANLTRQFGEDVPMTGWPTDQVFFKFKETIDDERQVVIIILDEIDKLIKKGDDVLYNLSRINTDLENAKVSMIGVSNDLKFTEFLDPRVKSSLGEEEIIFPPYDADQISDILHERAQIAYKPDALDEMVIPLCAAFAAQEHGDARRALDLLRVAGEIAERENKSHVEEQHVKGAQEKIEIDRVIEVVRTLPTQSKLALYSVMLLRNNGYKNVTTGEVYNVYRQLCLQVDMDILTQRRVTDLMSELDMLGIVNAVVVSKGRYGRTKEIVLSVPINSTKKVLFEDYRLKPLELFKPVLTTQLHL
- a CDS encoding DUF835 domain-containing protein — its product is MLSETENIPVLSKKIASIGTDIDQNSILKSLLNSFPHLIGVYDNNYNILFLNQAGFELAGFKSGEEKEKKCFQIFGKSAPCENCPEAILRTDPSFTYNEYLDEKDKTICLSSSFNYSTTGALIYITELASFEKSRNLCNLYAENDRDTTQITFDSLVRSIPSAVYFKNRQGQNIIFNKAFEKFVNLPRAEITGKTDRELLPESIAEKFIELDEETANTGKTVRLIVDYIDDDGEKKFIEVTKTAIFNSEGKSEGIVSLIRDVTAQTISEETLKISRDELVQTYEFIHNLMELSPIATMSLDNNMRIITINQKALDALGFEFDELIGVPFLNLLVKPEKFKKGSTKSSVLEFTTKDGTSLMANVSQSIVTKEGMDERAVITFQNISDLRNLFFDPLQEEITDADISIDEKYMELEAGHVYYRDGLEADESYQMFANLVKSGVPGLCVTRLNPETIRAEYGLLKTPFIWLTKNQESGQPFIGSSELYKLQPVIYNFIEKVDRGVVFLDGLEYLVLDNDIKSVIKAIEEVNDSVMSSNSSMVIHIDSLTLEQKDFHLMTRWMKHIKAV
- a CDS encoding CheF family chemotaxis protein, with the translated sequence MEYSEIDLDFILGIPQLITNIAITSSQWTRGKVGISDRELWLLIEEDWETIPLKSIELVNRKLPHSIENRIMATSRHSNYIVVDYKKLSLFGTGYVTSSMIFTGDKANIEKLKSYLLTLLGFSADAEYEQLSPEQVRLLFLLSSGITDMDVLLPIFSRDKILLKRAFEVLKKKKLVDDYALVTPPGFALIEDMKGKGEGTIGKNLTKSFKEIAKSWSNTTSFKATENMNKVAWKFDISSLIGHVNTEHLWKFLPLEQLETMSIEVSQSGGSSLKISTKHGVEVTLESIEDSITFALFDILNHDQDTIYKLINAIYIGVKEKKDLAYLCSIEPFAVSSKLEHMVQTGLIDDDLTLTPKSIKMIRDHLSEKVGDSSLTGFVESDRLREFEMDYAKKKMMDKLL
- a CDS encoding ATPase domain-containing protein, producing the protein MRFIDTIEGLNKVFLTDIPKNSVVLITGAPGTLKSGLTFSILSKYLEGADEYGLYITLEESKANHIRNMGHMGVKLTERLGILDYSDYRLQFDEYTQDLVSTIETQIMQYKRKWGEKFSCVALDSLGALYSLMEESDDEMRKRLYHLFEPLRRENLTSFIIFENFNTLDSHQSQSGIEGYLTDGIIELGIASKQNVSYRFIRVLKMRATTHSMDPWVVTVSDEGLKIYKGVS
- the mfnA gene encoding tyrosine decarboxylase MfnA, giving the protein MNEAGLSEEEIRSILNDSKVKDLKYERVLSSMCTYPHKIAVEAHMQFIESNMGDFGLFRGTYNLETKILASIGNLLHKAEAVGYMTTGGTESNIQAIRSMRNIFLQSPKYRKSVNSGKNSAQKCVRPNLVVPDSAHFSFDKVSDILDLELRKASLDDELKVSIESVKSLIDENTIGLVAIAGSTEFGQVDPIKELSDIALEKNIFLHVDAAFGGFVLPFMENSCDFDFKLPGVTSIAIDPHKMGLSTIPSGVLLFRDSHQLESLKADTPYLTVSTQYTLTGTRSGAAVAATYAVMNYLGKEGYRKTVSKCMELTDYLLEKLAKMDVYPLIDPIMNVVALEVPKCDLVRSRLAEEFNWQVSITQNPHGLRLVIMPHVSFEMIDSFVADLKKVLDSL